The DNA window ACGAGAACAAAGCGCACATTCGGCCTCATCCGCGTCAGCCGGCGGATCAGGTCGATCGTGTAGCGCGTGCGAAGCCGCGCCTCCAAGTCGGTGACGATCATGCGCGGGTGGCGTGCCAGTTGGCGCGCATTGTCCATGCGCTCGGCCATGGACGGCAGGCGGCCGGTGTCCTTCAGGGGATTGCCGGGTGTGACCAGCCACCAGACCCGGTCGAGCCGCGCCCGGCGCATGGCCATCAGGCTCGCAAGACGATGGCCGAGATGCGGCGGATCGAAGGATCCTCCGAACAATCCCACGGCCATCCCCGCTACGGTCGGTGGAAGACGCTGCATGAGCCCCCGAAGCGGAAGGTCAGGTGCGAACCTGACCCGTCCCCGTCACGCGATACTTGAAACTCGTGAGCTGCTCGGCGCCGACAGGCCCGCGCGCGTGCATCTTGCCGGTGGCAATGCCGATCTCGCCGCCCATGCCGAATTCGCCGCCGTCGGCGAATTGCGTCGAGGCGTTCCACATGACGATCGCCGAGTCGATGCTGTTCATGAACCGCATGGCCGTTTCGGCATCGTCGGTGATGATCGCTTCGGTATGGTGCGAGCCGAAGGTCTCGATATGCTCGATGGCCGCATCGACCCCGTCGACGACCCGCACGGCGAGGATCTTGTCGAGATACTCCGTGCGCCAATCCTCTTCGCTGGCGACCTTCGCCGCCAGATAGATCGCCCGCGTCTCCGCATCCCCCCGGATCTCGCAGCCTTCCTCGGCAAGAGCCTTCAGGATGCCGGCAAGATGCGCCTTGGCGAAAGAGCGCTCGACGAGCAGCGTTTCGGCGGCCCCGCAGATGCCCGTGCGCCGAAGCTTGGCGTTGAGGACGATGGCTTTCGCCATTTCCGGATTAGCCTCGGCGTCGAGATAGACGTGGCAGATGCCTTCCAGATGCGCGAAGACCGGCACCCGCGCCTCGGACTGGACACGCGCGACAAGGCTCTTGCCGCCACGCGGCACGATCACATCGATATGGCCATTGAGCCCAGCGAGCATCTCGCCCACGGCCGCCCTGTCGCGGGTCGGCACGAGCTGGATCGCGTCGGCCGGAAGGCCCGCCGCCTCAAGCCCCTCGACCAGCGCATTGTGGATCGCCGACGAGGTCTCGAAAGTGTCCGAGCCGCAGCGCAGGATCGAGGCATTGCCGGCCTTGAGGGCCAGACCGCCTGCATCCGCCGTCACGTTCGGGCGGCTTTCGAAGATGATGCCGATAACGCCGAGCGGCGTTGCCACCCGCTCGATCTTGAGCCCGTTCGGCCGGTCCCAGGCGGCCAGCACCCGGCCGACAGGATCGGGAAGAGCGGCGATGTCTTCCAACGCCGCTGCAATGGCCTCGACGCGGGCCTCGTTGAGTGTGCCGCGATCGAGGAAGGAGTCGATCCGGCCGGCCTCATGCATGGCGGCGACGTCACCCGCGTTGGCCGCAAGGATCGCCGGGGTGGAGGCGCGAACGGCCGAAGCCATCGCCTTCAGAGCGGCGGTCTTTTCCTGCGGCGACGCAATGGCAAGGCGCCGCGCGGCCTTGCCCGCCCGCTCGCCGATCTCTGCCATAATGGCCGCCACATCCCCGTCCGTCTTGGTCCTGTCCAGCATCGCACGTCACTCCGCCGCCGTCAGTTCGGTCGGCTTCCATCCATAAAGGCGGCCCTGATAGCATTTTGCGGAGAAAATTGCAGCCCTCAAGCGATCCTTGCTCCCGCACAGGACTTCACAAGTTGCGGCCCGGACGTTCTGTAAAGGAGTTGGTTACCAACTTCGTTGATCCTTCCTCAAGAATTCGGCGCCGCCTCCTACTTCTTCTGGGATGCCAAAAGTCTGCCGGATTTCGAGGTTAGTCGAGCCATGTGTTTGAAACGGGGATGGACCCGAGCGATGGCTTCTGACGACAGTCACACGGTGGCCAGGACGACCGCCGGTTAGGGTCAAGAACTTGACGGCAATAGACTTCTACGGCGCGGTGCCGGCTTCGACGCGCGGGCGCCCTGCGAGAACCTGGACACGCGCCTCCCGTGGGGCAACGGTCGGTGCGAGCATCGCTGCGCTGGCGCTCGCGGGCACGGCTTTGCTGTCCCTTGCCGGCGGACTTGCCGCCTACCATCTCGCCGATCGTGCCGCGAACGCCGACAGGCACGGAACGCGGATGTTGGAGCCGGCGCTCCTGGTGCAGCAGGCCCAGCGCGCGCCTCAAGCCCGTCCGACTCTGTTTGCCCTGAACGACACCCGCGCCAGCAAGACCGATCTGCTCGCCCCGAACCTGCCTGCGGAAATCCCGGCCGAGCCCGTCAAGGAGGTGAAGGCCTTCGAGGCGGCCTGGTCCAGCTTCGGTCAGACGGTCGTCGCCAGCCGCTCCGGCGGTCCGGCGCTGGAGGAACGCTCCGCGGACCAGCTCGCGCCCTCCACGGACGTGGCCATGGCGGCGAATGCGCAGGCAGCCGGCAGCAACGCCGCCGTCGCGATGGAGATCGCTCTGGGCGACGCATCGAACGAGCCATCGGCCCCGATCGTCCTCGCCTCGCTGGAACAGGACGGCGACGCGGCACCGGACGGACTTGTTGCCGTTCCCGAGGACGAAACCGCCAGCCGACTGCCCTCCGCTCCGATCCCGCTGCCGACGACGCGGCCCATCGAAGTGGCGCGGCTGGAAGAGCCCGCACCCGAGAACGAGGCTCCGCCCGCGCCGGACAGCGCGGCCCCGTCCGCCGCAGCCAGCATGCCGGAGACGGTTCCCCTTCGGGGCCGCCAGCCGGAGCCCCCCGAGGACAAGCCGCTCGGCGGGCGCACCAGCCCCTATGCCATCGCCTATGCCAAGGATGAGGAAGCGCCGGCCCGCAGCAAGGGCATTTTCGGCTCCATCGGCCGCCTCTTTTCAGGCGGTCCGCGTGGCCCGGACATGGCTGAGATCGGCAACCGCACCGCCGTCTACGATATCTCGACGGCGACGGTCTACATGCCCGACGGCAGCAGGCTGGAGGCTCATTCCGGTCTCGGGTCCATGATGGACGACCCGAGTTTTGTGAAGCAGAAGAACAAGGGGCCGACGGTCCCCAACGTCTACAAGCTGGTCATGCGCGAGTCGCTGTTCCATGGCGTGGAGGCCGTCCGCCTGCTGCCCCACGACGGGGTCAACAAGTATAATCGCGACGGCTTCCTGGCGCATACCTACATGCTTGGAAAGTCCGGCCAGTCCAACGGCTGCCTCAGCTTCAAGGACTATCAGGCCTTCCTGAAGGCCTTCAAGGCCGGCAAGGTCAACCGGATGATCGTCGTGCCGGAGATGTCGAAGCTGAGCACCTATACCGCGATGCTGTGATCCGATTGCCGGCTATCCGGCCGCGGGAAGTGTTGGTCCGGCCACGGGCTTTGCGGTCGCGCGCACCAGCTTCTGAACAAGGTTGCGGCTGATGCTGGCCTGCAGGGCATAGCGCACGGACTGGCACTTGATCAGTCGGCCGGCCAGCAACTCGCGGCTGAACCAGGCATAGCGCACGGCCCCGGATGACAGAACGGTCGCCAGAGCTCCTCCGCCGTCGGCCCAGGTCATCTCGCCGATGAAATCCCCCGGCCCGCAGTCGCCGGCGTTGCGCCCGCGAGACTGCACCTGTGCCGTGCCGGCCGAGATATACATGAGCCCGCCGACGGGCTTGCCCTCCTCTGCGAGGACAGCCCCATCCGGGACCTCGCGCCATTCGGCGGCGGAAAGCAGAATTCTGGCTTCGGAAGGGGAAGCGCCAGGTGCGATCGCCTCCAGCATTCGGCGTTCTTCCTCGGTCATGGAGGGCGGACGGTTCAGCCACCAGATGATGGCGAGCTGGACGAGATTGACGAGGACGAAAATGCTTTGCCAGAGGACGCTCACCGGATCGACCACAACAAGAATCCGGTAGGCGACGCTCATCATGCCGTAAACAATGGCAAGGGATCGCAACCAGACGATGTTGCGCATGAACATCGACGCGACAAGCACCAGATAGATGAGGTGGCCGACCATAAGGTCCGGCTGGCTAAAGGCCTTCGCCAGGTCTTGCTGTATGAAATCCATCATCAATGGCCCCCAGCCTACGCCGCCGTAGAGGGCCTGAAAAATACTGATTTTTTGCGCGACGGACAATGGATCGAGCCGGTTTTTACAGCCCGTCATCGACCCGGCTTCACTCCGCGAAGCGAAGGACCTTCTTCCAGTCCGTTGCGACAAGCGGCCTCGGCCGTCCGAAATGATACCCCTGGAACATCACGAGGCCGGCGAGGCGGGCAAGCTTCGACTGCTCGTCGGTCTCGATCCCCTCGGCAAGAACCTTGAAGCCAAGCAGATTGCCGATCTGGTTGACGGCGGCAACGAAGACCTGGGCGGTCGGGTCGTTCTCCAGCGTCTGGATATAGCTCTTATCGATCTTGACGATGTCCACGGGAAGTTCGCGCAGCACCGCGAAGGAACTGTTGCCCGTGCCGAAGTCGTCGAGCGCGATCCTGAAGCCGATCTCGCGCATCTCCTTCACCTTCTGAAGGATATTGTCCGACGCGTTGAGGATCACCGTTTCCGTGATCTCGAGAACGAAATTCTCGGCGCTGCGCCCGCTTTCCCGCAAAGCGCTCTTGAGCATCGGAATGAGTTCCTCGCCCTTCAGCTGCTCGCCTGAAATGTTGACGAAGATCGTCGGATAGTCGGCCGCGGTGAAGTCGTGGCACACCCGCCGGAAGACCCATTCGCCGAGGGCGTCTATCAGGCCGGTCTGTTCGGCCACTGGCACGAAATGGCCGGGCGACGTCGGCCCGCGGAAGGGATCGGGCCACCGGACGAGAGCCTCAGCCCCGATGGCCTGCCCGTCCTTGCCGACGATCGGCTGATAATGCACGTCGAGGCGATCGAGGATGATGGCGGCCCGAAGGTCGCGCGCGTCCTTCCTCAGTTCGATCTGCTCTTTCTGCATTTCCTTGTTGAAGAGCGTCACCTGCCCCCGGCCGTTGCGCTTGCCGGCGTAGAGCGCGATGTCGGCGAATTGCAGCAGCGTATCCGAGAGATTGGCATCCTTCGGCGCCAGCGCGACACCGATGGAAAGCCCCTGGTATCCCCTGGTCTGTTCGTTCAGCGCCATTGCCGCCCGGCAGCGGTCCATGAAGTCGTTGATGTCGCTGAGCAGCCGCCAGTAGTCGGTCGCCTCGACGATCGCCGCGAATTCGTCGCCGCCGAGCCGGCCGATGGTCCAGCCGACCTGCCGTCTGGCGCAATCGACGATGCGTCTCAGCATGAGGTCGCCGGCGGCATGGCCGAAGGCATCGTTGATATGCTTGAAATGGTCGACGTCGATCAGAAGCAGCGCGAATTCGCTCGATGGCCGCCCCTTCATCTGCGCACTGCGAATGTCCTGCAGCCGCGCGTCGAGGATGCCGATGAACTTGCGCCGGGTCAGGGCGCCGGTCAGGTGATCGACATTGATCAGCCGGTCCCTTTCTTCCTCGCGCTCCTCGATGTGGCCGGACAGGCGTCCGACGAAGAGAAAGCCGCCGAGAAGCGGAAAGAAGGACGAGACCAGCAGCGCGCAGGCAAACAGTCCCCAGCCGTGCGGCAGAACGCCCCCGTCCGGGGATGTCGACATTTCCGCGCCGAAGAGCACAAGCGACAGGACCGCAAAGACGCCCGCCACGAGCTGCATCTGCCGCGTCCGGCCGAGCAGCAGATGCACACGCGTCATCGACAGCTCCGCGGCCTCGGCGACGGAGCGCCGTCTCAGGAGAAAACCGACAATCGGCTGTTTCACCGCCATCCCGTCCCGATCGCTCCCTCACCTGGGCCACATGTGCGCGGCCGACCACTCGCGATTGCGTTGGAG is part of the Hartmannibacter diazotrophicus genome and encodes:
- a CDS encoding putative bifunctional diguanylate cyclase/phosphodiesterase, translated to MKQPIVGFLLRRRSVAEAAELSMTRVHLLLGRTRQMQLVAGVFAVLSLVLFGAEMSTSPDGGVLPHGWGLFACALLVSSFFPLLGGFLFVGRLSGHIEEREEERDRLINVDHLTGALTRRKFIGILDARLQDIRSAQMKGRPSSEFALLLIDVDHFKHINDAFGHAAGDLMLRRIVDCARRQVGWTIGRLGGDEFAAIVEATDYWRLLSDINDFMDRCRAAMALNEQTRGYQGLSIGVALAPKDANLSDTLLQFADIALYAGKRNGRGQVTLFNKEMQKEQIELRKDARDLRAAIILDRLDVHYQPIVGKDGQAIGAEALVRWPDPFRGPTSPGHFVPVAEQTGLIDALGEWVFRRVCHDFTAADYPTIFVNISGEQLKGEELIPMLKSALRESGRSAENFVLEITETVILNASDNILQKVKEMREIGFRIALDDFGTGNSSFAVLRELPVDIVKIDKSYIQTLENDPTAQVFVAAVNQIGNLLGFKVLAEGIETDEQSKLARLAGLVMFQGYHFGRPRPLVATDWKKVLRFAE
- a CDS encoding cyclic nucleotide-binding domain-containing protein produces the protein MSVAQKISIFQALYGGVGWGPLMMDFIQQDLAKAFSQPDLMVGHLIYLVLVASMFMRNIVWLRSLAIVYGMMSVAYRILVVVDPVSVLWQSIFVLVNLVQLAIIWWLNRPPSMTEEERRMLEAIAPGASPSEARILLSAAEWREVPDGAVLAEEGKPVGGLMYISAGTAQVQSRGRNAGDCGPGDFIGEMTWADGGGALATVLSSGAVRYAWFSRELLAGRLIKCQSVRYALQASISRNLVQKLVRATAKPVAGPTLPAAG
- a CDS encoding glutamate-5-semialdehyde dehydrogenase, whose protein sequence is MLDRTKTDGDVAAIMAEIGERAGKAARRLAIASPQEKTAALKAMASAVRASTPAILAANAGDVAAMHEAGRIDSFLDRGTLNEARVEAIAAALEDIAALPDPVGRVLAAWDRPNGLKIERVATPLGVIGIIFESRPNVTADAGGLALKAGNASILRCGSDTFETSSAIHNALVEGLEAAGLPADAIQLVPTRDRAAVGEMLAGLNGHIDVIVPRGGKSLVARVQSEARVPVFAHLEGICHVYLDAEANPEMAKAIVLNAKLRRTGICGAAETLLVERSFAKAHLAGILKALAEEGCEIRGDAETRAIYLAAKVASEEDWRTEYLDKILAVRVVDGVDAAIEHIETFGSHHTEAIITDDAETAMRFMNSIDSAIVMWNASTQFADGGEFGMGGEIGIATGKMHARGPVGAEQLTSFKYRVTGTGQVRT
- a CDS encoding nicotinate-nucleotide adenylyltransferase — its product is MQRLPPTVAGMAVGLFGGSFDPPHLGHRLASLMAMRRARLDRVWWLVTPGNPLKDTGRLPSMAERMDNARQLARHPRMIVTDLEARLRTRYTIDLIRRLTRMRPNVRFVLVIGADNWATIHRWGDWREIVETVPVVVVDRPGASLKALNSPAARTFARYRIDASDAACIASLKPPAWVFLTGRRSPLSSTELRRNRRDTRTGTESPAAESAV
- a CDS encoding DUF2778 domain-containing protein, which produces MTAIDFYGAVPASTRGRPARTWTRASRGATVGASIAALALAGTALLSLAGGLAAYHLADRAANADRHGTRMLEPALLVQQAQRAPQARPTLFALNDTRASKTDLLAPNLPAEIPAEPVKEVKAFEAAWSSFGQTVVASRSGGPALEERSADQLAPSTDVAMAANAQAAGSNAAVAMEIALGDASNEPSAPIVLASLEQDGDAAPDGLVAVPEDETASRLPSAPIPLPTTRPIEVARLEEPAPENEAPPAPDSAAPSAAASMPETVPLRGRQPEPPEDKPLGGRTSPYAIAYAKDEEAPARSKGIFGSIGRLFSGGPRGPDMAEIGNRTAVYDISTATVYMPDGSRLEAHSGLGSMMDDPSFVKQKNKGPTVPNVYKLVMRESLFHGVEAVRLLPHDGVNKYNRDGFLAHTYMLGKSGQSNGCLSFKDYQAFLKAFKAGKVNRMIVVPEMSKLSTYTAML